The following DNA comes from Flammeovirgaceae bacterium.
AAGGCTCCAAACCGGAGAATGGATTGGCCGGGGGGGAGGGTAAAAAGCAGCAGTGCAAGGGCACACATCAGGAGCAGCGTTATGGTACCCAATATTATTTTTTTCCGGGACACCATATCGGCCACATAGCCCGCGTACAAGGACACGGTGATGGCAGGCACCGCTTCGGTTAGCCCGATCAGCCCCAGGGCCAGGGGGTCACGTGTGATTTCGTACAATTGCCACCCTACAATGGTGGCCTGTATTTGAATGGCCAGCGTGGCACATTGCCGCGCCAATAGGAAGAAACGAAAATCCCTGATTTGCAAAGCGGCATAGGGACCTGGCTTTACTGTCATCCTTCCGTCAATAAGCCTTCAATTGCTTTAATGGCCGTAGCCCTCCGCGCAGCCCGTTCCCCTTTGATTTCCACAAATGGGGTTCCCTGTTGTGCCAACTCCTTTTTGTAAATTCCCCACAACTCTTCCCTTTTGTCCGGGTGCTCGCGCAACGGGTCTTCCTGCCAGGGTATGTCTATGTAGGTCAGCAGGTACAGGTCGTAGGCCCTGGAGTTGATCAATTGAAGGATTTCCCCACTGCAACGCCCGTACTTGAAGTTGCTCCAGACTTTTATCACCAACAGATTGGTGTCGCAGATCAATACCCGGTTGGCTTCCGGCATCCATTCTTCCTCCAGCCGCACCTGGCCATGGGCGATTTTCAACAAATCGCTTTCCGAGTAGGGGGCGTTCAAATTATCCAGGTAGGCCCGTGCATACTCTGAAACCCACACGGTGCCGAAGTGTTGGGCCAGGTATTCGGACAATTCCGATTTGCCCGTGCACTCGGGGCCGATAATGGCGATTTTTTTAATGTCTTGCGAAGGTGTGCTTGCCATGGTTGGGTGCGGCTGGTTGCTGTTGTGGGCACCTGGCTGGCCTGCAAAAAGGGCCATTTATCGTTTAATTCCCGCGGTGCCCGAATTTGTTGCAATTAGGGCATAAGAAGGCCAATTTTCAATATATTGGTGCATATATTTAACCTGGAAACAATGCCGCCCAGGCCGGGGGAACAAGGCCAATATTTTGTTCCCAGGCATGGGCCAACGGCCATCTTTCCGTTAAACCATTGAAGGTGAAGAGAAGAAAACTACTCAAGCAACTGGGCTTTGGCCTTTCTGGCGGATTGTTGCTGCCGCAATTGCTGGCTTCGTGCAGCGAGGATGATCCGGGCCCGGAGGTGCCCTATGACGGTGACGTGGTGGTGATCGGTGCCGGTGCCGCAGGGTTGTACACGGCTGACATCCTTAAGGCCAAGGGCATAAAGGTTGCCATTTTGGAGGCTGGCAACCAAATCGGGGGCAGGGTGCGTTCCCTTCGCAACCAACAGGATTTGATCAACTTGTCGGTGGCGGATTTTCCGGTGGAGTTGGGCGCAGAGGTCATCTATGGTTCCGATTCGATATGGGGCACCAACCTTAAAAACTTCTCGGTCAATGCCATCGGTATTGACGAGGTCTCCACGGACCGGTATGTTTTGGACAATATTGCAAAGCTGGCCGAAGACTGGAATGTAGATGGCGACTTTGTGAATGCGCAAAATTTTGTTGAAAGCCTTCAAAGCTTTTCGGGATCAGGAGTAACAGTGGAGCAGGCAGCAAGTGGCTTGCCCGCCCGGGTAAAAGCCCTGGTCAATTCACAAATTGGGAATTTGTATGGCTCTTCCAACACTACCCTGGGTATGGCTGGCGTATCGGAGGCATTGCAAGCCAGAACACATGATGGTGCTCGATTGGCCTTAAAGACCAACCCCATGCAGGATTTCCTTATTTTCAGGTTTGACCAGGTGAGGGATTTGGTCCAGCTCAATACCCAGGTAACCGCCATTGATGCCACCGGGGAAAAGGTTGTGGTCACGGACGCCAATGGCAACCAATTGGAAACCAGTAAAGTGGTGGTGACCGTGCCGCTGGCCATCTTGAAGAAAAACGTGATTTCGTTCAGCCCCGGGCTGCCCGCGCCCATGGTTTCGGCCATGGGCAGGATAGGCATGGACCACTCCATTCGTGTGGTGATCGATTTCAAGAAGAATTTCTGGGGCGGCACGACAGGGTTTATCTGGGGCGGCACCTCTTTCCCAAATTGCTTCAGTGCCGGGGTGGGCAGGAGCGAATTCAACCAAACCTTGTCCATTACCATCAATGGGCCAAAAGCCGTTGAGCTATCTGCACAAGGGCCGGACATGGTAAACACGATTTTGGCCGAATTGGACGCCATCTACGCTAGGCAGGCCACGCAGTTTGTGAGGAGGGACCTCAACACCAACGAAGTGCTGTCCGTGATACAGGACTGGGGGAAAGACGAGTTTATTCAAGGAGGCTATTCTTATCCGATGGCTTCCGCCACCGGGGAAGACCGCGAAGCATTGGGGGCGCCCATTGGCGGCAAAGTGTTTTTTGCAGGGGAGGCCACCGACACCAGTGGCGATGCAGGGACCATTAATGGTGCATTGGCTTCGGCCGAACGGGTGGCCGAGGAATTGATAAAATCAATAACGGGCTGACCGCAGCCTGGCCTCGGACCCAAGGGCCATTACCGGGGCAAATATTGGGAGGTTATGGATTTCAATTGATGGGCGGTGACCATCCCGGACTGCCTCCAAAGGATTTTCCCCTTCTGAAATAGGATGAAGGTAGGCACGCCCTGGATTTGATAGGCCAGGGCCGCGTTCTGGTTTTTGTCAACATCCACCTTAATGACCCTGACCTTGTCCCCCATTTCTTTGGAAAAATCCTGAAGCACGGGCGCCATCATCTTGCACGGCCCGCACCATTCCGCAAAAAAATCCACCAGCACAGGCTTTTCGTCCTGGATCAAATCATTAAAGGTCTTTTTACCGGCCATATCCCTATAGTAATGGTGAGGTGGTGCAAAGGTCGGGAATGACCGCCAAAAGTTGCGTGACGAAAGTCACTATTGATAAAAGATTTCCTTGACCAGTATCCAGCATCCCATGGCCAGGGTGAGCCATCCAAAGGCCACCTTTAGGTGTTCCCCCTTGATCATGGTGGAAAGCCAATTGCCAATGAAAATGCCGGCAATGGCAAGTGCCGTTATGGACAATAGGAACGGCCATTGGATTTCGAGGTTGAGGATATCGCCAGTAAAACCGATGAGGGAATTAAAGGCAATAATGAACAAGGAAGTCCCTGCCGCCACTTTCATGGGCTGGCCTGCCAACAGTACCAGTGCGGGGATGATGAGGAACCCGCCCCCGGCACCTACCAGCCCGGTCAACAGCCCTATCATAAGGGCAAGCACCAGCAAGTACATTACACCTGCCTCCTTCGGGCCCACGGCACTGTTGCGCTTTCGCACCATGGAATAGGAAGCGGCCATCATCAATACCGCAAACAGGCCCAGCAACAACATCCTTTTGGTAATGACCAG
Coding sequences within:
- a CDS encoding ATP-binding protein; its protein translation is MASTPSQDIKKIAIIGPECTGKSELSEYLAQHFGTVWVSEYARAYLDNLNAPYSESDLLKIAHGQVRLEEEWMPEANRVLICDTNLLVIKVWSNFKYGRCSGEILQLINSRAYDLYLLTYIDIPWQEDPLREHPDKREELWGIYKKELAQQGTPFVEIKGERAARRATAIKAIEGLLTEG
- a CDS encoding FAD-dependent oxidoreductase, whose amino-acid sequence is MKRRKLLKQLGFGLSGGLLLPQLLASCSEDDPGPEVPYDGDVVVIGAGAAGLYTADILKAKGIKVAILEAGNQIGGRVRSLRNQQDLINLSVADFPVELGAEVIYGSDSIWGTNLKNFSVNAIGIDEVSTDRYVLDNIAKLAEDWNVDGDFVNAQNFVESLQSFSGSGVTVEQAASGLPARVKALVNSQIGNLYGSSNTTLGMAGVSEALQARTHDGARLALKTNPMQDFLIFRFDQVRDLVQLNTQVTAIDATGEKVVVTDANGNQLETSKVVVTVPLAILKKNVISFSPGLPAPMVSAMGRIGMDHSIRVVIDFKKNFWGGTTGFIWGGTSFPNCFSAGVGRSEFNQTLSITINGPKAVELSAQGPDMVNTILAELDAIYARQATQFVRRDLNTNEVLSVIQDWGKDEFIQGGYSYPMASATGEDREALGAPIGGKVFFAGEATDTSGDAGTINGALASAERVAEELIKSITG
- the trxA gene encoding thioredoxin, whose translation is MAGKKTFNDLIQDEKPVLVDFFAEWCGPCKMMAPVLQDFSKEMGDKVRVIKVDVDKNQNAALAYQIQGVPTFILFQKGKILWRQSGMVTAHQLKSITSQYLPR
- a CDS encoding sulfite exporter TauE/SafE family protein: MFLGYTASLFIGLILGLLGSGGSILAIPILVYLFQVGPVDATAYSLFIVGATSAVGTFSKRKKGLVNFKIGLVFGIPSLAAVFVARKWIVPALPDIIVGLPYLVITKRMLLLGLFAVLMMAASYSMVRKRNSAVGPKEAGVMYLLVLALMIGLLTGLVGAGGGFLIIPALVLLAGQPMKVAAGTSLFIIAFNSLIGFTGDILNLEIQWPFLLSITALAIAGIFIGNWLSTMIKGEHLKVAFGWLTLAMGCWILVKEIFYQ